The genome window gtctgcatgggaaaggaagaaacgaaatttcaattctttgtatgaccagtgcatgtaaagaaattgacaataaagccgacttgacttgactcaaTCAGTGAACCTGTGCTTTGATAAAGCTCAAAGTCAAGCACAATGCCATCTGCTGTAGCACAAACAAAGTTCTTTATGCCAACTGGGTTTGGCTTCATTGGCAGATATTGTCTGCATGGGCAGGCTCCTGTGAAAGGAATCATCTGCTCATCAATAGACGCGCAATCAGGTCGACTCAGAGAACAGCAGCCTTGCAGAATCCGATCGAGAAAAGGCCTCACCTTCCAGAATTTGTCCGACATTCTCAGGTCTTCTGGCACATCATGATCAATAACCACTTTTATTGCCCCCCCTCAGTTTGAAGAATCTGGGACGTGTGAATTTGTCAGTGATGGCAGTGATTTTCAAGGCTCTGGACTAGTACATCCTAATGGTTGGGTATCGGATGCAGGACATCAAAATACAGGCACCAAAAAAGTGGTAAACCTCATCTACTGTCATGTTAAGTGGTTAAGTTCCGAGTAATCTTCTGAGCTATCAGCCTCAATCTCTTGAGTTTGACGGGGACGTCTGAGAGTGCGGGATGAACCTGTGCCTGTACGTGTCTCTGTCCCTGTCCATGAACCTGTCAACAAGTTTTGTAAATAAGCATTTTGCTTCCAATCCTACACATGGCCCTGAGGCCCTAACTgcatcaaataaacaaatatctaCTCTGTCTTGGCTAACCATTATCTGCACCACGGAGACGTTTGCGTCCTTTGCTGTGGTCAGTGGGCTCAGGAATGGGGTCCTCATCATCACTACTGTCACCCTCATTCTCACTGCTGCTTTCCTCCTGTGGTGATGGTTGGTAATTGCCATCCAGGATGGGATCATCGTTGTCAGACACGTTCAAATCTGAGTTGTCTCCATCAATTAACCCAAGTAGCTCCAATGCTCTTTCCACAGAAAAACGCTCtggaaataaaaacatgatAAAATCAAATACAAATTAATATCATTTATGTATGTAGGTttgcattatttatttgttatttattccAATGGGATAATATGCAAGCTAAtttacatgtgcacatttttactAGCATGTTACATTTTTACTAACATTTTTAACCCAACTAAtttaagtatgtatgtatgtaattagtgatttaattgttttattatttattttagtgaTTTATTTCATTGGGACCTTGTACAGCCTTTTAGCTGCATCAGAGTTAGCTTTTTTCCTACtttacatgtgtgcatgtttactaGCATATTAGCGGTTTCGAGGAGCATCAGTCCATAAGTACACTTGTACTTCATGTTTAGCGACCTACAAAGTTGCTAgttttacacttttttttttcaaatttgcaTGTCATGACAAATTTACAAGGCTTTTATAAATATCTAAATCAAAATAAGCCATGAAATATGACAGAACTTCTTACCTGGTCGACGTTTGCGTATGGAGCTACCACTTGAATCTTCCCTTGTGCTTGCCGCCATTTTGAATTTTGACCGTAGTGTGTTAGAAACTTCTGACACCACCAGATGTAAGTGGTAAGCAGTGTAAGTACCCCCATACTTGTCCATAACTCCCCCAATTCAGCAGCGAACACAATTGTGGACATAAGAGCTAAAAAGTGCTGTCCACATATGTGACCGCTAAGCCCTAGGAGGTTAAAGCAATGTTCACAAAAGATCAAATTCAAGCAATTGGACGAAAGCACAAGGTGGCATACGTTGGGGGAATGAAACAATAAAGAAAACGATTAAAATCCGATTCACTGCAGGCACTACTGGATACAAAACGTTACAAGACCTAAACATACCCTTACCAGATATCGGAACAATTCAAAGGAGGATGCAGCATGTTAAACTGGAGCCAAGAGTCCTACAGGAGGTGTTTGAAATGCTAAAGCTTAAAACAGGTGGCATGAACCACATTGAGCGTGACTGTGTACTCACCTTAGATGAGATGTCCAGCCAACGTAACGTTTGCAAAGTAGGAGGCAATGGTTTTCATGTCAAAGAAATCTTATGACAATTTAAAGGTTTTTGGTCATTTTCAGTGCACAGTGACTTTGTACACTCGCGCTTGTTTCATACCTACTTTGCATTCGAGCGGAATTTTTCCTCCACAGACGCACGTCGGTAAATTAGGGAATGAACTTGCGCTCCCGGGGGCGGttcagagaaaagaggagacgTGTTCCGGCGCAAATGTTCCCTGGGCGCATGCTTGGCAATAATGTAGCATGTGCACAATTTGGTTAAGATGCGCTTGCTCATAATTTTTCTATTGCACAGTGAGATGGAGTACGGCTTGGGACAGAGAATTAGACGCGGGAGGGAGAGGGTCTGCCGGCCCAGACAGACCTATCTCTCCCTCAGTGAGGAGGAATGTAGGCGTAAGCTACGCCTGACCCGTCAGGCTGTGACAGATGTCTACCATCTCCTGGCAACGCTATTtaattgaaaacacacacaaacacgcagtgTAATTGAACGAACATTTGACATACTGAAGATGCGCTTCAGGTGTTTGGATAGGTCAGGAGGCACTttactagcctggaaaatccagaccctggtaatctagaaagattaagggtctggccacgaataatgaaaatggcccaactcgaggggtgtcaccaagcatgcatttgaaaatctcactgcacgcaattggataacactatgaccaatgtttactgactgattcattGCAGCACTGTCGTCATCTACTCCGATGTGATTGGTTTCTCACAATGCatggggtaaaagtaacatgcatcattactcattgccagagtgtctcgcagagacagtTCAGAATGTGCTTTTGCGAGAACTCAAGAGATTTCTAGGGTAGCACTTTACAGTACAGTCCACAAAAAGTCGCAGCATTCTTTGTGGCATGTTATGTTTTACACAACATTTCCATGAATCATGGATGTGCTGATGACATAAatgaggaaatattagaggacttaaggagacgtgatgttgaactgcatgtgctgattaacccaaatgccccagcagcagcacaagcTCATCTGACAGAAGagctgcattgtctatagtgaggtataGTGAAGCAAAGTAATCTCGGTCTAATGTTAgactacattgcaaaaatatcactatgcattcataaccttatgattcagtgagagtgagcttaaaacatcggaaagtatgtctttgtgacatttcTTTATTTACATGTTGTCAAAAAGAAAAATGCCAGCCATGGAAACAATTGTGGAGATTTCCTCCCATGCCTATTTAACCGAAGCTAATTTGGGTGGGTTTCTCCATTCCCCATTCAATGCCGCTCTCTGTCTTTTATGGCCCTGACGAGAACGTCGGTCTCATCGATTGTGAACCACTCCTGGCATGCACCTGGCAAATCAGCCATTATAATAGCAATCCGCCATGGGACAAGCGCACCTGCTTTttaagggaatgtgagatgacgctctgattggtttattgcatgtgacgcccaaaccacacctatgagtaatgtactgtagctacttcagaccaacccattttagatttgcgtcgggcacAAGAGTCATTTATCCCGACAGTATAATAGCAACAGTGCCcgagatccgcccacaaagctacTTGCGTTTTGCATTTGATAGGCTACTTGTGTTTCTGATCGTTAAGATAGGGCCCTAAGTATTCTTTTGAGTGGACAATCATTTGATGTGTTTGCTGTGGATGCATCCTACTATGGAAGCTGCTACCTGTCTTTTGCCTTCCCTTACAGCCGCTCAGAGACTACACTGGACAGAAAAGAATTAGAAAAATTGAAATATTGGGCTATATTTTGgcgatctaaaacgcatggtcactggcaaATAGCTTAAACaaatgtccagtccacattgggggtggttttgttatcaaacgtcggcgCCTAGAGCAAAAAGGTTCGTCttatgttttttaatcagtcatagtttgagcgtaacatcctttaaactgtgaacatctgtcattccctttaatagcaagcagcgcaacttcaaacagcgcatctgtattttgatagtcagcggagcatttgaaggaatctgcttgcagaTTCCACTAAAACCATGCTTtatttactaaaacctagcatatatactatatactatactataacctactgctacttgtagcctaagcgtgttggtagcctcactatttcctgaataaagtaacttttcaatagcttaacttctttatttatcaagtagcttagccacacaagctacacttttgttGTCATGTgtaattagcacaatttaaagtagcttcctatgtagtgtaCTAGcctactgtgtttgtgttactaatacatttgactgggtggtagttttgtgtagtgttttattcatggcagagtaactgatagtttagctcactacaattttcgaagtagcttgcccaaaactgtattattcacatgtcatttaccctaacaagaataagatgcctctcaaattctaCACTGAATATTTctgtgactgaatatttgatttatgagctccaccttcatcacctgcatttgccactctgtgtcccatttcccatcgtctggttgactcagtcctcttttatggagtttacccagtttcactatgtactgccatcttatttgcccaccaagtatacccaagcaattttagcaaggtgggaacatacaaaattacatacaccagttgtcgaaatcatagaaccaactgcatgaaagtaacctctgtctcactgagcctgtgaagacactccctgatttttttactgattgcaatgaacggggctgatcttagcagtttctaaaatgtttcttaattcctctttaattaatctcttcattggggctggaacctttctgtgaataacagatgctgttgatgaacccattgacactgtacaagtgacaagtcacctttttgtcttgaactgatgaactgttacactcactatgccaaaccaatgtctgttttttaaggatcagaaacaaacctacaaacttgcactttacattatggaacttgtctaacaaatactgttgatattgaacccagttactccatttcctttacttatgccacaccaatgtccgttcatcaaactttatttttgatggcactgaacggaaaatgttaatggattttttctgTCAATTGTGTACGGATGTACGGACCATGTACGGATCCAAGTGCCCaaggggacccaggttcgaatccgacctgcggtcatgtcccgatcccaccccatctctctctcccactcacttcctgtctatcttcactATCCTGtcagaataaaggcaaaaagcccaaaaaaaaaaaaaaaaaacttgtatcaaatcagtttttgtctatgctggcaaacatggattagttatgttcccagtttttatattggatgtcatcactttataatatataatatatcagaatattctattactgttaagcccactatgaatattaaaattcacactaccatgtttcctgtatcgtacagcttttctactgggaggcttacaacttattctgagtcaatttacccaagtttgacactaaaccacataggcctacttggaatacccctcagatgtctgaatagcactgatctcacttaaatgtttatggaacctttctgtgaactgtgaataatgctgttgatggaacttttctgtcaactgtgaactatatttaactcattaaacttgtatcaaactagttttgtctatgctgtcaaacatggattatgttcccagtgttgatatcggacgtcaggtcactttatatcatatatcagaatattctattactgttaaacccactatgaatattaaaatatgcCGTACCATgtggcctgtatcatagctacatgtagcctatgacctttgcagcaaaaaaacgTGTGAAAATCTGTTCGTTATTCAGTGAGGTATGATTAATTAAATGTGCTGAGAGCTGATTGCACCGGCCATATTATGTTAATGTATGAGAGTGTCGTCACTCTgtttttgtaccgctctgcctTTACctaaatgttaaaaagctcatttttcccccatagacttgaatggcttTGATGACATAATGGCCTCaaaagccagctgcgctcgttaagctccaagagtagttcccgggcttTTTACATtgcttgtaacatgcatgcagcaaagctagatatgaatgggatttcagcccgactttcaacatttctttcaacgAAGACACgaaaaaccacaaagacccgtaacgagggatctggaattTCGGTTTAGGGGAGATTTCACACAATTAGAGGGGGATTTCTCCTAAAGCCTACAGCTGCTCTGATTCAATACTATGATTCAAGATTTGTCACATGAGTCATTAGACATTAGCCTAATGTTGTGTAGACGTTTaggagcagccgtggcctactggttagcgcctcGGACTTGtgactggagggttgccggttcgaaccccgaccagtaggcacagttgaagtgcccttgagcaaggcacctaatatatatatatatatatatatatatatatatatatatatatatatgtatatatatatatatatatattccataGCCTGCCCATAAACCTgtgcaatatactgtacatgtatattATTAATCCCTATTGTATATACAACCATACTCTACCTGCACttggtatttaatgcttctttgcacttctgcttggatgtcaactgcatttcattggctctgtacctgtactctgctaaatgacaaagttgaatctaatctaatcttatGGGTGTGATAGTGACCACATATTACTGTTGTTTAATTTATAGGGAACAGGTAAGATTCCTTAAAAACTCTCTTACGCTCCTTCTACACTGGAAGTAGTGTCACACTTGGTTCCCTTTTTCTCCTCCCAACATGCACCCACCCCTTTCATGTGAGATTTGGTATTTAAGTCACTACTGCAACTCTCACAGACATGTATaccctacctacacacacacaccctcagacaCAGGAAACATGTCCAGGCTTGATGTGACGGAGACTTTTCATGGCATCTCCCTGCCAGGGCACCTCCATACTAAGGACTCTCTGAACTACGCTACTCAGTTCCCATTTCAAGACTCCGACACGCTAATTGTGTCCTATCCGAAATCAGGTAGGAAAATGACACGTTTCACTTGTGACGGCCATGGTGTTCTGTGACAGAGGTGTGAACATCTGGACTGTTACTGCTACTGCTCAGACATGTctcaaaaaaaatctcaaaaacAGAAGTTGTTCCactatgttgtgttatgttgcagtgtgtttatgtttatcttAACCATCTGTTTCTAGGCACCACATGGATGCAGGAGATGGTGACTCTAATTCTCAGTCGGGGAGACCCCACTCCATCCCAGACGGTGCCCAACTGGGCACGTGCCCCGTGGCTGGAGCAGTATTACTGCCCACAGGTCCTGAGTGCTGCCCAGGGGCCCCGCGTTCTCACCACTCACCTGCCTTACCACACGCTAGCTCCTGCTCTTCGAGGATCCAAAACAAGGGTGAGTCCCACTGAAAACAATTGGAAACTGTCTACGCTGCATACTTTCAGTACACAAAGAGCAactcttgtttttgtttctttgggTGTGCAGAGTCATAGTGCTTGTGGTACAGATTATATTACATGTAAATGCCGTGAAATCAGTGCTACTCCATTCTTTTGACCTACAATCCTCCAATTTTTCAGGTCATCTACATTGCAAGGAACCCTAGAGATGTTGCTGTGTCGTACTACCACTTCCATCATATGGCCAAGTTCCTCCCGGAGCCGGGGTCGTTTGAGGAGTTTCTTAACAACTTCTTAGAGGGAAAAGGTCAGAAtgtagcctgatgagccagacccacattaaaatgtagggtctggacactcaccgttcgcagtgctcagtccgaggggcgggataatcagttgtctttcaaattccctctgcacgcaataggacagcggcagcgctatgagtcccatgcgtttcccaccagcggagctagttagctagttcaaacgtttgcctacttaataaaagcttaactcgtgtcacactgtttgccagcagcaacatccatcttatttgttttcaagtagcagggaattcaagccaaaccgttgcaactctgccatcaatcattatgttaagcccacctaacgactctatacacgatttcattggcctgattaagtttcgatttctggagctcacaagccaacggagagttgctagaatagccctggcagcaaatgtaatttgcggccgctaggggcgcgtctagatttctaggctagtcagaatgagctcttctctctctctctctttctctctctctctgtgtgtggtgtcataGGTTTTCCAACTTCAATGACATGCTTACTCATATATTTatgatatttttttatgtttgtagTGCACTATGGATCCTGGTTTAATCATGTGAAAGGCTGGACTGATCCAAAgaaagacattgagaactttttCTTCATCACATATGAAGAGATGCTCAAGGTACAGTTCTCTCCGCTGTAGGCAATTTTATAAGGTGTAGAGTATATCATAGGAGGGGTAACACGCTGCTGCATTTTCATGAACTCCATTAACCTTTTTCTGTAACAATTAATGAATTCATTatgaattaattcattcattcattccttaatatctcatttacctcatacatgaacaacacatcaactaaagcattaggtatggTCGGCACattattatgaattatgatttattaagaattctcatgatgatttctttttctgctaAAAATGTGGTCactactcaaattctgatttgaacacaacttgtgcagttctctaaacacatgtcattattcacaactttagttgaggggccacagacatgatgaactcatgagtagcctaattaaccttaaattcatGCTTAAGAATTCATAAATCATAACGATGTACCCaccgtacctaatgctttaggtGATGTGTtgtgataattcatgtacccttaacGTACATTTTTACCCATTTGTCTTTTTGTGGTCCTAtaactgatttatttttttactctgTAGGCTGCtttcatttacattcattttaattattatatatatatttttatttcaattacagtatatttgtatatattttctttattttctattaGCTATTTTTGTtcttatgtaaagcacattgaaatgACTCTATATGATATGTGCTAGATAAATTAAAATGGCCTTCCTTCGCTGTCCCCTTGACAGGACCTGAGAGGCTCATTACAAAGAGTGAGCAGCTTCTTACAGTGCCCCCTGCAGGAAGAAGAGATAAACCGCGCCCAGGAGCAGTGTAGCTTCAGCACCATGAAGGACAATGACATGGTCAACTACAAGCTCGTCACGCAAGACATCATGGACCACAGCCGGGGGAAGTTCATGAGGAAAGGTGAGACTTGAGTCGTCCCGACGTAAAAGTGCACGCAAACAGAGCAGGGCACTCCCTGCTTGTGATGAAGTGCAGGTATTGTTTATGTTAGAACCAGTTTTAATTATCTATAACATCATGCCACATGCAGTGTTCTTACGTAATGCAACTATGAGTCACAAGGCTAAGAGTATCATTCGAGGAATCATGACCTAGGTGTAGGCGTCCTGTTCTGAGAACAGTGACACTTACATATAGTAATATAGTCAGTAACAGCAGTCAACACTTTCAATGTAATAATTGGCCAGTATCCCATTTTCACTGTGTTAAAACTAGTAACTGGTGATTTTAAACACATACAGAATTCCTAATCAGAAGGAAATATACTTGTAGCAAAAACATGCGATTGACTGAATTCTTGATGATGGTATATAAAGTAATATTCAGCACATCAGAAGCACATTTTACCCTCTGGACTCTGATGAAGATGCAAACCATTGAAAGGTCAGTCTTTTGCTGCACCGttcagaaataaaaaataagcaaCTTTAACATCTGTGTGATCCCTTCCTTTCACACAGTTCACCCTCATTTCACCCATCCATCACCCAAGCCCCCTTTACTGTGTAACTTAGAATTCATGTCAGTGTCTGTTTTCTATTTCAGGGAAATCGGGAGACTGGAGGAACACATTCCATGAGTATCAGAGCCGTGACTTTGATGCTGTATATGAGGCACAGATGCAGGAGTCGCATCTGAAGTTGATGTGGACAAGCACAGACACGCAGATGCAAGAGTCACATCTGAAGTTGATGTGGacgagcacagacacacagatgacaGCCACGAGTCCAGCTCTCACAAGCCCATTGAGACCTCCTGCATGTGAAATGTTTGTGAATTAAGGAATTGGGTCATTGTATCTAAATTAATGCACTTAAGGACTCCTGAATCTTTAAATAATAAACACCTTGAGGCTTGTCTGCACATGGGCGGTTGTTTAATTATTCAACAGTACAGGTTTTGGAGACTTGTTACaatcagtgttgccacagttaccttgaaaaagtaatctgattactgattactcctttaaaacgttacttagttactttactgattacttgattttaaaagtaactaagttagattacaagtttacaactttattagttactttcagcagctgctgacaacacccccaccgcctcaacataaaaatgatgaaaaacataaaaatgatgtgaaatgggtcttaaatgttcctttttgagggaCACTGACTCTGctatgacgctcctgttcctagatacactaactgaactgattaattaagttcgggagaaaagagatataaactaagcccacctacactgaaaactgattggttgatttagcaaaacagaccatgctctctgtcttggatgcgcttgcaggcacacacgcaccactcctctctctccctctccgttgtgtgcgcgttaaactcagatgcacacgcgatttgaagtccggACTGGCTTGCatgctcttgttcgctctaggttccgggagattttgTAATTTGCGAGCGTCAAGAtaaatatgtgggagactcccaaaacttcgggagaattgggatgtctagctagacagcactttgtcgccagcacagaatgtacaatgtactttaatgttgtcatgtttagctgacacaaactcaaaataatgactgtatagataaaatgtgcatctctctcctcactccattgtttacgtttgtgtcgctgtGTGGTGTTACACGTgagtcctcatgctgaaaaggttggcatagcctacatgacattaatcccagagacaagaagaaagcaaagaatatatctttttactaaggaaaatgacaaaaatagtaacgcacagtgacttagataagtaactttaatctgattactggtttgtaaatagtagcgcgttagattactcgttaccgaaaaaagtggtcaaaatagactaatgcgttactggcatcactggttACAATGGTCAGGCAATAGATATATTCAATCAAGTCCTTTTTAATTTTGacaag of Alosa alosa isolate M-15738 ecotype Scorff River chromosome 14, AALO_Geno_1.1, whole genome shotgun sequence contains these proteins:
- the sult5a1 gene encoding sulfotransferase family 5A, member 1, translating into MSRLDVTETFHGISLPGHLHTKDSLNYATQFPFQDSDTLIVSYPKSGTTWMQEMVTLILSRGDPTPSQTVPNWARAPWLEQYYCPQVLSAAQGPRVLTTHLPYHTLAPALRGSKTRVIYIARNPRDVAVSYYHFHHMAKFLPEPGSFEEFLNNFLEGKVHYGSWFNHVKGWTDPKKDIENFFFITYEEMLKDLRGSLQRVSSFLQCPLQEEEINRAQEQCSFSTMKDNDMVNYKLVTQDIMDHSRGKFMRKGKSGDWRNTFHEYQSRDFDAVYEAQMQESHLKLMWTSTDTQMQESHLKLMWTSTDTQMTATSPALTSPLRPPACEMFVN